In Acidobacteriota bacterium, the following are encoded in one genomic region:
- a CDS encoding sigma-70 family RNA polymerase sigma factor: protein MRTTWEALHRSLVRSTESLNAHRIFEEIKESKPELARFDAPTSLLDLLHGEDGDLDDKDLVLRALVELAQGRGETADLARDLLWLGLWPGLDAIYRRHLRHFGERPEELVSEVGARFTDAVARADLGRIRRVAATLVRNTEREVRAGERRTWDAEARRSELPKGDELADGDHLSPAGYARRPTGVSDLGLPPGMEPEDQLAAIRAFVAEVVGDDADLVIGAAVYGVSQRELAERLGLTHEAARKRFQRALARLRRHVEGER from the coding sequence ATGCGCACCACCTGGGAGGCTCTGCACCGGAGCCTCGTCCGTTCCACCGAGAGCCTGAACGCACATCGCATCTTCGAGGAGATCAAGGAGAGCAAGCCGGAGCTGGCGCGGTTCGACGCGCCGACGTCGCTCCTGGACCTGCTGCACGGCGAGGACGGCGACCTCGACGATAAGGACCTGGTCCTGCGCGCCCTGGTCGAGCTGGCGCAGGGCCGCGGCGAGACGGCGGACCTCGCGCGGGACCTGCTCTGGCTCGGGCTCTGGCCCGGGCTCGACGCCATCTACCGGCGGCACCTGCGGCACTTCGGGGAGCGCCCCGAGGAGCTGGTCTCGGAGGTTGGGGCCCGGTTCACCGACGCGGTCGCACGGGCGGACCTCGGCCGCATCCGGCGCGTCGCCGCGACCCTGGTCCGCAACACCGAGCGGGAGGTCCGCGCTGGCGAGAGGCGCACGTGGGACGCCGAGGCGCGGCGGTCCGAGCTGCCCAAGGGCGACGAGCTGGCCGACGGCGACCACCTCTCGCCCGCGGGGTACGCGCGCCGCCCCACCGGCGTCTCCGACCTCGGCCTGCCCCCGGGGATGGAGCCGGAGGACCAGCTCGCCGCCATCCGTGCCTTCGTCGCCGAGGTCGTCGGGGACGACGCCGACCTCGTGATCGGCGCGGCCGTGTACGGCGTGTCGCAGCGGGAGCTGGCGGAGCGGCTGGGCCTCACCCACGAGGCGGCCCGCAAGCGGTTCCAGCGGGCGCTGGCCCGCCTGCGGCGGCACGTCGAGGGCGAGCGGTGA